One Nonomuraea angiospora DNA segment encodes these proteins:
- a CDS encoding class I SAM-dependent RNA methyltransferase: MEQASLELTVGPVAHGGWCVARHEGRVVFVRHALPGERVIADVTEETTRFLRADAVEILEPSPDRVVPPCPYAGPGRCGGCDWQHATLEAQRRLKGQVVAEQLKRLAGLSREVVVEEVPGAKDGLGWRTRVQFAARPGGELGFRRHRSHDIEVVDACLIAHPEVEAVGAEQHSWPGAAGVEVIASSSGDRAVVVSPRPRRSVTVPELEAPASILLDQGKGRTVPRRGSGVLHEQVGDRGFRVAGSGFWQVHPGAAETLLDAVLAYAAPEPGEWALDLYCGVGLFAAGLAEAVGAEGAVFGLESEAAAVRDARANLRDLPQARVERGRVEEALDRFQIERADLVVVDPPRSGLGREVVERIASLDAQRIVYVSCDPATLARDLAWLAELGYPLSDLRAFDAFPMTHHVECVALLAKA, translated from the coding sequence GTGGAACAGGCATCTCTCGAGCTGACGGTAGGTCCGGTCGCGCACGGCGGCTGGTGCGTGGCGCGCCACGAAGGGCGCGTGGTGTTCGTACGCCACGCCTTGCCAGGTGAGCGGGTGATCGCCGACGTCACCGAGGAGACCACCAGGTTCCTGCGTGCCGACGCCGTGGAGATCCTGGAGCCCTCGCCCGACCGCGTCGTCCCGCCGTGCCCGTACGCCGGCCCTGGGCGGTGCGGCGGCTGCGACTGGCAGCACGCCACGCTCGAGGCGCAGCGGCGGCTCAAGGGGCAGGTGGTGGCCGAGCAGCTCAAGCGGCTCGCGGGCCTGTCGCGCGAGGTCGTGGTGGAGGAGGTGCCGGGCGCCAAGGACGGGCTCGGCTGGCGCACCCGCGTGCAGTTCGCCGCCCGGCCCGGTGGTGAGCTGGGCTTCCGCCGGCATCGTTCGCACGACATCGAGGTCGTGGACGCCTGCCTGATCGCCCACCCGGAGGTGGAGGCGGTCGGGGCGGAGCAGCATTCCTGGCCGGGCGCGGCCGGCGTCGAGGTCATCGCGTCCTCCTCCGGCGACCGGGCCGTGGTCGTCTCGCCCAGGCCGCGCCGCAGCGTCACCGTGCCCGAGCTGGAAGCGCCCGCCTCGATCCTCCTCGACCAGGGCAAGGGCCGCACGGTGCCGCGCCGCGGCTCGGGGGTGCTGCACGAGCAGGTCGGCGACCGCGGCTTCCGGGTGGCGGGCAGCGGATTCTGGCAGGTCCACCCGGGCGCCGCCGAGACGCTGCTGGACGCGGTGCTGGCCTACGCGGCCCCGGAGCCGGGGGAGTGGGCGCTCGACCTCTACTGCGGGGTGGGGCTGTTCGCCGCCGGGCTGGCGGAGGCCGTGGGGGCCGAGGGAGCGGTGTTCGGGCTGGAGTCGGAGGCGGCCGCCGTCCGCGACGCCCGCGCCAACCTCCGCGACCTGCCGCAGGCCCGGGTGGAGCGGGGAAGGGTCGAGGAGGCGCTGGACCGCTTCCAGATCGAACGCGCCGACCTCGTGGTCGTCGACCCGCCCCGTTCGGGGCTGGGGCGCGAGGTGGTGGAGCGGATCGCCTCGCTGGACGCGCAGCGGATCGTGTACGTCTCCTGCGACCCGGCCACGCTGGCGCGGGACCTGGCCTGGCTGGCGGAGCTCGGTTACCCGCTCTCCGACCTGCGGGCCTTCGACGCCTTCCCGATGACCCACCACGTGGAGTGCGTGGCCCTGCTGGCCAAGGCGTAG
- a CDS encoding permease-like cell division protein FtsX yields the protein MNDLNGLITSLRPNTEDAYQRRRDADLARAFSTRRRRGFSLRVRFVAVAAPVALAGIVAAVALTSSGTPSPDHSAATDHDVRASSLHQFVLMSSKGPGIRVFLCKQDDPWPACGGIMADPPGRATAITEQQKADVERTLGKLPGVVSVTFEDQAAALARFRKFAPQMTGVGIKDMSESFLVTMEPGADNSPVIRKAKSMPGVSNAFEQVPPPQMPPLSTSRPAE from the coding sequence ATGAACGACCTCAACGGCCTGATCACCTCCTTGCGCCCCAACACCGAGGACGCTTACCAGCGCCGCCGCGACGCCGACCTCGCACGCGCCTTCTCCACCCGTCGCCGTCGCGGCTTCTCCCTCCGGGTGCGGTTTGTGGCCGTGGCCGCACCTGTCGCCCTCGCCGGCATCGTGGCCGCGGTCGCACTGACATCCAGCGGTACCCCGTCACCGGATCACAGTGCCGCAACGGATCACGACGTCAGGGCGTCGAGCCTGCACCAGTTCGTTCTGATGAGCTCGAAAGGGCCGGGAATCAGGGTCTTTCTGTGCAAGCAGGACGATCCATGGCCCGCGTGCGGAGGCATCATGGCCGATCCGCCGGGCAGGGCTACAGCGATCACCGAACAGCAAAAGGCGGACGTCGAGCGAACGCTGGGCAAACTACCAGGGGTCGTGAGCGTCACCTTCGAGGACCAGGCCGCCGCACTCGCCAGATTCCGTAAATTCGCTCCTCAAATGACGGGCGTAGGGATCAAAGACATGAGCGAGTCGTTTCTCGTCACCATGGAGCCCGGCGCGGACAACAGTCCAGTGATCAGAAAGGCGAAAAGCATGCCCGGGGTCTCGAACGCCTTCGAACAGGTTCCCCCTCCGCAGATGCCGCCGCTATCCACAAGCCGGCCTGCAGAGTGA
- a CDS encoding CAP domain-containing protein encodes MRRPIGVFAGLIGLAVLCAPISAAEAAAQSSAEAKASCRVNVAKPSLTNALKIKSFATRRNCDDTALLRIRIKRAVPGPDPVVKSGASKDGRITLTLACKPGTYYAVATDYRGGTAKSRAIRLTCTPDSTPTPTPTTPTPTGTSTPTPSAPPPASGGAVGTAEENEVLRLTNAERAKGGCQPLKHDPQLRAAAFGHSDDMAKQGYFDHTSKDGRSFMDRIRAAGFSGGNAFAENIAFGQPSPASVVEGWMNSAGHRANIMNCRYNLIGVGVAKNSQGRIYWTQDFAAK; translated from the coding sequence ATGCGTAGACCCATTGGGGTATTTGCCGGGCTCATCGGCCTGGCGGTGCTCTGCGCGCCGATCAGTGCGGCCGAGGCCGCGGCGCAGAGCTCGGCTGAGGCGAAGGCTTCGTGCCGCGTGAACGTGGCCAAGCCCAGCCTCACCAACGCATTGAAGATCAAGTCGTTCGCCACCCGGCGTAACTGCGACGACACCGCACTCTTGCGCATCCGTATCAAGCGCGCCGTCCCTGGCCCCGACCCCGTCGTCAAGAGCGGGGCCTCCAAGGACGGCCGCATCACCCTGACACTCGCCTGCAAACCGGGCACCTACTACGCGGTCGCGACCGACTATCGCGGCGGCACCGCCAAGTCCCGGGCCATCCGGCTGACCTGCACCCCTGACAGCACGCCGACACCCACCCCCACCACCCCCACTCCCACCGGCACGTCGACCCCGACGCCCTCCGCGCCGCCCCCGGCGTCCGGAGGGGCGGTCGGCACGGCCGAGGAGAACGAAGTCCTCAGGCTGACCAATGCCGAGCGGGCCAAGGGCGGCTGCCAGCCGCTCAAGCACGACCCGCAGCTGCGCGCCGCCGCGTTCGGCCACTCCGACGACATGGCGAAGCAGGGCTACTTCGACCACACCTCCAAGGACGGCCGCAGCTTCATGGACCGCATCCGGGCCGCCGGCTTCAGCGGAGGCAACGCCTTCGCCGAGAACATCGCCTTCGGCCAGCCCTCCCCGGCCTCCGTGGTCGAGGGCTGGATGAACAGCGCGGGCCACCGGGCCAACATCATGAACTGCCGGTACAACCTGATCGGCGTCGGTGTGGCCAAGAACTCCCAGGGCCGGATCTACTGGACCCAGGACTTCGCGGCCAAGTAG
- a CDS encoding 3' terminal RNA ribose 2'-O-methyltransferase Hen1, with product MLLTITTTARPATDLGFLLHKHPGRVQEFGRSFGTATVFYPEAEEERCTAALLLEVDPIALVRSRGKSSPDFSLSQYVNDRPYAASSLLAVALADVFRTARAGRCAARPELAGTPLPLELRLPALPCRGGPELATRLFEPLGWEVDAQAVPLDEGFPEWGDSRYVRLTLRGTARLADALNHLYVLLPVLDDGKHYWIAPDEVDKLIRAGEGWLSGHPERGLITRRYLGRRWALARTALARLAELGDETEEQLEPAVEEDAPAGESAADEAAAAEAAAQGDAPQEEAAQEEATQEAPKAKPLNLRRREAVLAKLEELGAVSVIDLGCGQGELVGALLARPRFARVGGMDVSSMALTIAARKLRLDRMPDSRRARLTLFQGALTYTDKRLSGYDAAVLMEVIEHVDPPRLAALERVVFGRARPQHVLVTTPNIEHNVRYEFLTGLRHPDHRFEWTRAEFAAWATRVAGEYGYQVAFEPVGDDDPEVGPPTQMGVFTRDQRS from the coding sequence GTGCTGCTGACGATCACGACCACCGCGAGGCCGGCCACCGACCTGGGCTTCCTCCTGCACAAGCATCCCGGACGGGTGCAGGAGTTCGGCCGGTCGTTCGGCACGGCCACGGTGTTCTACCCCGAGGCGGAGGAGGAGCGCTGCACGGCGGCGCTCCTGCTCGAGGTCGATCCGATCGCGCTGGTCAGGTCGCGCGGCAAGAGCTCGCCCGACTTCAGCCTGTCGCAGTACGTCAACGACCGCCCCTACGCGGCCTCCTCGCTGCTGGCCGTGGCGCTGGCCGACGTGTTCCGCACGGCGCGGGCGGGCCGGTGCGCGGCCAGGCCCGAGCTGGCGGGCACGCCGCTGCCGCTGGAGCTGCGGCTGCCCGCGCTGCCCTGCCGGGGCGGCCCCGAGCTGGCCACCAGGCTCTTCGAGCCGCTCGGGTGGGAGGTGGACGCGCAGGCCGTGCCGCTCGACGAGGGCTTCCCCGAGTGGGGTGATTCGCGCTACGTCCGGCTCACCCTGCGGGGCACGGCGCGACTCGCCGACGCGCTCAACCACCTGTACGTGCTGCTGCCCGTGCTCGACGACGGCAAGCACTACTGGATCGCGCCCGACGAGGTCGACAAGCTGATCAGGGCGGGCGAGGGCTGGCTGTCCGGCCACCCGGAGCGCGGCCTGATCACCCGGCGCTACCTGGGGCGGCGCTGGGCACTGGCCCGCACCGCGCTGGCGCGCCTGGCCGAGCTGGGCGACGAGACCGAGGAGCAGCTGGAGCCCGCGGTCGAGGAGGACGCGCCCGCCGGGGAGAGCGCCGCCGACGAGGCGGCCGCCGCAGAGGCCGCGGCCCAGGGCGACGCTCCCCAGGAGGAGGCCGCCCAGGAGGAGGCCACTCAGGAGGCGCCCAAGGCGAAGCCGCTGAACCTGCGGCGGCGCGAGGCGGTGCTGGCCAAGCTGGAGGAGCTCGGCGCGGTCAGCGTGATCGACCTGGGCTGCGGCCAGGGCGAGCTGGTCGGCGCGCTGCTGGCCAGGCCCAGGTTCGCCAGGGTCGGCGGCATGGACGTCTCGTCGATGGCGCTCACCATCGCCGCCCGCAAGCTGCGCCTGGACCGCATGCCCGACAGCAGGCGTGCCAGGCTCACCCTGTTCCAGGGCGCGCTCACGTACACCGACAAGCGGCTGTCCGGCTACGACGCCGCGGTGCTCATGGAGGTGATCGAGCACGTCGACCCGCCGCGCCTGGCCGCGCTCGAACGCGTCGTGTTCGGCCGCGCCAGGCCACAGCACGTGCTCGTCACCACCCCCAACATCGAGCACAACGTCCGCTACGAGTTCCTGACCGGCCTGCGCCACCCCGACCACCGCTTCGAGTGGACCCGCGCCGAGTTCGCCGCCTGGGCCACCAGGGTCGCCGGCGAGTACGGCTACCAGGTCGCGTTCGAGCCGGTCGGCGACGACGACCCCGAGGTCGGCCCGCCGACCCAGATGGGAGTGTTCACCCGTGATCAGCGTTCCTGA
- a CDS encoding sugar porter family MFS transporter, translating to MATKYAHHEHLGHVVFITAAAAIGGFLFGYDSAVINGAVVGIRKYFHVGPVEIGFVVAIALLGSAVGAWAGGGLADRLGRTRTMQVAALLFAVSSIGQMLPFAIWDLAFWRVIAGFAIGMASVIGPAYIAEVAPPAYRGRLGSFQQLAIVLGIAVSQLVDFLIVQLAGGNVNNPLWGLQAWQWMLGACVVPALFYLTFALIIPESPRYLIMSGRTRRAREVLAEIEPEDTDIEAHIAEIQHVLRTQRVPGLKDLRGPALGLLPIVWIGIGLSVFQQLVGINVIFYYSSVLWQSVGINQSASLLISFSSSMINIVGTFIAISLVDRIGRKPLLLIGSAGMAVSLATAAWAFSAARTVGRTVTLPDPQGLIALVAANVFVLFFALSWGVVVWVLLGEMFPNRIRAAALGISAGAQWIANWAITVTFPALAAWNLPLTYAMYTFFAVLSFLFVVRWVRETKGRKLEDMG from the coding sequence ATGGCAACGAAGTACGCGCACCACGAGCACCTCGGCCACGTCGTCTTCATCACCGCGGCCGCGGCCATCGGGGGGTTCCTGTTCGGCTACGACAGCGCCGTGATCAACGGCGCCGTCGTCGGCATCCGGAAGTACTTCCACGTGGGGCCGGTCGAGATCGGGTTCGTGGTGGCCATCGCGCTGCTCGGGTCCGCCGTGGGGGCGTGGGCGGGCGGCGGGCTGGCCGACCGGCTGGGGCGTACCAGGACGATGCAGGTGGCGGCGCTGCTGTTCGCGGTCAGCTCGATCGGTCAGATGCTGCCGTTCGCCATCTGGGACCTCGCGTTCTGGCGCGTGATCGCGGGCTTCGCGATCGGCATGGCGTCGGTGATCGGGCCCGCGTACATCGCCGAGGTGGCCCCGCCCGCCTACCGGGGGCGGCTGGGCTCGTTCCAGCAGCTGGCGATCGTGCTCGGCATCGCGGTCTCGCAGCTCGTCGACTTCCTGATCGTCCAGCTGGCCGGCGGCAACGTGAACAACCCCCTCTGGGGCCTGCAGGCGTGGCAGTGGATGCTGGGCGCCTGCGTCGTGCCCGCCCTGTTCTACCTGACGTTCGCGCTGATCATCCCCGAGTCGCCGCGCTACCTGATCATGTCGGGGCGCACCAGGAGGGCCCGCGAGGTGCTGGCCGAGATCGAGCCCGAGGACACCGACATCGAGGCCCACATCGCGGAGATCCAGCACGTGCTGCGCACCCAGCGGGTGCCGGGGCTGAAGGACCTGCGCGGGCCCGCGCTCGGGCTGCTGCCGATCGTCTGGATCGGGATCGGCCTGTCGGTCTTCCAGCAGTTGGTGGGCATCAACGTGATCTTCTACTACTCGTCCGTGCTGTGGCAGTCGGTCGGCATCAACCAGAGCGCCTCGCTGCTGATCAGCTTCTCCAGCTCGATGATCAACATCGTGGGCACGTTCATCGCGATCTCGCTGGTGGACAGGATCGGGCGCAAGCCGCTGCTGCTGATCGGCTCCGCGGGCATGGCGGTCTCGCTGGCCACCGCGGCGTGGGCGTTCAGCGCGGCCAGGACGGTGGGCAGGACGGTCACGCTGCCGGACCCGCAGGGGCTGATCGCGCTCGTGGCGGCCAACGTGTTCGTGCTGTTCTTCGCCCTGTCCTGGGGTGTGGTGGTCTGGGTGCTCCTGGGGGAGATGTTCCCGAACCGCATCCGCGCCGCCGCCCTGGGCATCTCCGCCGGGGCCCAGTGGATCGCGAACTGGGCGATCACGGTGACGTTCCCGGCGCTGGCGGCCTGGAACCTGCCGCTCACCTACGCCATGTACACGTTCTTCGCGGTGCTGTCGTTCCTGTTCGTCGTCAGGTGGGTGCGCGAGACCAAGGGCCGCAAACTCGAAGACATGGGCTAA
- a CDS encoding RNA polymerase sigma factor → MDDSQARLTALYEEHYRSVLSYVLLRADQETAEDIASETFVIAWRKLSRLPEPPLPWLLGVARNLVRTQRRTSARRHNLVARLAELAPADDVAEQVAARQAALAALAELSELDAEAVLLASWYGLTPAEAAKIAGCSARTFNVRLHRARRRLTDALDLTQPTFLEQS, encoded by the coding sequence GTGGACGATTCACAAGCGCGACTCACCGCGCTGTATGAGGAGCACTACCGCAGCGTGCTCAGCTACGTGCTGCTGCGAGCCGATCAGGAGACGGCCGAGGACATCGCCAGCGAGACCTTTGTGATCGCGTGGCGAAAACTCAGCCGCCTGCCGGAGCCGCCGCTGCCGTGGCTGCTCGGCGTGGCTCGCAACTTGGTACGGACGCAACGTCGCACCAGTGCGCGCAGGCACAACCTGGTCGCGCGGCTCGCCGAACTTGCCCCTGCCGACGACGTGGCCGAGCAGGTGGCTGCGCGGCAGGCGGCGCTTGCAGCGCTGGCAGAACTATCCGAACTCGATGCCGAGGCCGTGCTGCTGGCCAGCTGGTACGGCCTCACCCCGGCCGAGGCCGCGAAGATCGCCGGTTGCTCGGCTCGCACCTTCAACGTACGGCTGCACCGCGCCCGTCGCCGTCTCACCGACGCGCTCGACCTCACCCAGCCCACGTTCCTGGAGCAGTCATGA
- the mug gene encoding G/U mismatch-specific DNA glycosylase, producing the protein MIDDVLAPKLDVLFCGINPGLMSEATGHHFARPGNRFWPALHLSGFTPRLLAPAEQHLLPSYGLGITNIVARPSAKASELTKEELVESGQALAAKVAAAEPAILAVLGISAYRAAFARPKARIGPQEELVGGARVWVLPNPSGLNAHWTLATIADEMGRLRGYLAS; encoded by the coding sequence GTGATCGACGACGTCCTGGCCCCCAAGCTCGACGTGCTGTTCTGCGGCATCAATCCCGGCCTCATGTCCGAGGCCACCGGCCACCACTTCGCCCGGCCCGGCAACCGCTTCTGGCCGGCGCTGCACCTGTCCGGCTTCACCCCGCGCCTGCTGGCCCCCGCCGAGCAGCACCTCCTCCCCTCGTACGGGCTGGGCATCACGAACATCGTCGCCCGCCCGAGCGCCAAGGCGTCGGAGCTGACCAAGGAGGAGCTGGTCGAGAGCGGCCAGGCCCTGGCCGCGAAGGTGGCGGCCGCTGAGCCGGCGATCCTCGCGGTGCTGGGGATCTCGGCGTACCGCGCGGCCTTCGCCCGTCCCAAGGCCCGCATCGGCCCCCAGGAGGAGCTCGTCGGTGGGGCCAGGGTGTGGGTGCTGCCCAACCCGAGCGGATTGAACGCCCACTGGACCCTGGCCACCATCGCCGACGAGATGGGCCGACTGCGCGGCTACCTGGCCTCCTAG
- a CDS encoding polynucleotide kinase-phosphatase: protein MISVPELSLVVLVGVSGSGKSTFARKHFKPTQVISSDFCRGLVSDDENDQSATPAAFDLLHHIVGVRLARGLFTVVDATNVQYAARRSLLDLAKKHDVLCDAIVLDAPEEVAIERNAARPDRDFGPGVVIRQRKELRRSLSRISNDGFRRVHVLRGLDEIDGAEITYERAWSDRTELTGPFDIIGDVHGCRSELETLLRRLGWEGLTHPEGRTAVFVGDLVDRGPDTPGVLRLVMDMVEAGTAICVAGNHEQKLVRALNGRKVTVAHGLRESLDQLAAQEPEFVERARTFMDGLLSHYRLDGGRLVVAHAGLKEAYHGRASGRVRAFALYGDTTGETDEYGLPVRYPWADEYRGRAMVVYGHTPTVRPEWVNNTICLDTGCVFGGHLTALRYPERQIVQVAAEKVWYEPAKPLGAGSARDPGMLDINDVTGTRHVETRFGTRVKVLEENAAAALEVMSRFAVDPRWLVYLPPTMAPPETSRLDGYLEHPHEAFEEFAAAGVREVVCEEKHMGSRAVAVLARTPEVAAATFGVTDGGTGAVYTRTGRPFFDDTAPLVARLREACEPLWAELRSDWVVLDCELLPWSAKAGELIRSQYASVGAAARAALPEAVAALEAAAGRGMDVGGLLTRTRRRSHNAALFRDAYARYCWPVDGLEGIRLAPFQILACEGRATALEPHAWHLSTLALLDSPLIAPTRHVFVTLDSPGSRASATEWWESLTAAGGEGMVVKPAAYAPGRVQPGVKVRGREYLRIIYGPDYTESLDVLRRRFLGKKRSMALREYALGLEALSRLAEGEAAWRVHEPVFAVLALESEPVDPRL from the coding sequence GTGATCAGCGTTCCTGAGCTCTCGCTGGTGGTGCTCGTCGGCGTCTCGGGCAGCGGCAAGTCGACGTTCGCCAGGAAGCACTTCAAGCCCACGCAGGTCATCTCCTCCGACTTCTGCCGCGGCCTGGTCTCCGACGACGAGAACGACCAGTCGGCCACGCCCGCCGCGTTCGACCTGCTGCATCACATCGTCGGCGTGCGGCTGGCCAGGGGCCTGTTCACCGTGGTCGACGCCACCAACGTCCAGTACGCGGCCCGCAGGAGCCTCCTCGACCTGGCCAAGAAGCACGACGTGCTGTGCGACGCGATCGTGCTCGACGCGCCCGAGGAGGTGGCCATCGAGCGCAACGCCGCCCGGCCCGACCGCGACTTCGGCCCCGGCGTGGTGATCCGCCAGCGCAAGGAGCTGCGGCGCTCGCTGAGCAGGATCTCCAACGACGGGTTCCGGCGGGTCCACGTGCTGCGCGGCCTCGACGAGATCGACGGCGCGGAGATCACGTACGAGAGGGCCTGGTCCGACAGGACCGAGCTGACCGGCCCCTTCGACATCATCGGCGACGTCCACGGCTGCCGCTCCGAGCTGGAGACGCTGCTGCGCCGGCTCGGCTGGGAGGGGCTCACGCACCCGGAGGGCCGCACGGCCGTGTTCGTCGGCGACCTGGTCGACCGCGGGCCCGACACCCCCGGCGTGCTGCGCCTGGTGATGGACATGGTCGAGGCCGGCACCGCGATCTGCGTGGCCGGCAACCACGAGCAGAAGCTGGTGCGCGCGCTCAACGGCCGCAAGGTCACGGTCGCGCACGGCCTGCGCGAGTCGCTCGACCAGCTCGCGGCGCAGGAGCCGGAGTTCGTGGAGCGGGCCAGGACGTTCATGGACGGCCTGCTCAGCCACTACCGCCTCGACGGCGGCCGGCTCGTGGTCGCGCACGCGGGCCTGAAGGAGGCCTACCACGGCCGCGCCTCGGGCCGGGTGCGCGCGTTCGCCCTGTACGGCGACACGACCGGCGAGACCGACGAGTACGGCCTGCCCGTCCGCTACCCGTGGGCCGACGAATACCGCGGCCGGGCGATGGTCGTCTACGGCCACACCCCCACGGTCCGCCCCGAGTGGGTGAACAACACGATCTGCCTCGACACCGGCTGCGTCTTCGGCGGCCACCTGACCGCGCTGCGCTACCCGGAGCGGCAGATCGTCCAGGTCGCGGCCGAGAAGGTGTGGTACGAGCCGGCCAAGCCCCTCGGCGCCGGCTCGGCCCGCGATCCCGGCATGCTGGACATCAACGACGTGACCGGCACCCGGCACGTCGAGACCAGGTTCGGCACCAGGGTCAAGGTCCTGGAGGAGAACGCGGCCGCGGCCCTGGAGGTCATGAGCCGGTTCGCGGTGGACCCGCGCTGGCTGGTCTACCTGCCGCCCACCATGGCGCCGCCGGAGACGTCCCGGCTGGACGGCTACCTGGAGCACCCGCACGAGGCGTTCGAGGAGTTCGCCGCCGCCGGGGTGCGCGAGGTCGTGTGCGAGGAGAAGCACATGGGCTCGCGGGCCGTCGCCGTGCTGGCCAGGACGCCGGAGGTGGCAGCGGCCACGTTCGGCGTGACGGACGGCGGCACGGGCGCCGTCTACACGCGCACCGGGCGGCCGTTCTTCGACGACACGGCGCCGCTGGTGGCGCGGCTGCGCGAGGCGTGCGAGCCGCTCTGGGCGGAGCTGCGCTCCGACTGGGTGGTGCTCGACTGCGAGCTGCTGCCCTGGTCGGCGAAGGCCGGTGAGCTGATCCGGTCGCAGTACGCCTCCGTCGGCGCGGCCGCCCGCGCCGCGCTGCCCGAGGCGGTCGCGGCTTTGGAAGCGGCGGCCGGGCGGGGAATGGACGTGGGCGGACTGCTGACCCGCACCCGGCGCCGCTCCCACAACGCTGCCCTGTTCCGCGACGCTTATGCACGCTACTGCTGGCCGGTCGACGGTCTGGAGGGCATCCGGCTGGCGCCGTTCCAGATCCTCGCCTGCGAGGGGCGGGCCACGGCGCTGGAGCCGCACGCCTGGCACCTGTCCACGCTGGCGCTGCTCGACTCGCCGCTGATCGCCCCCACCCGGCACGTCTTCGTCACCCTCGACTCGCCCGGGTCGAGGGCCTCGGCGACCGAGTGGTGGGAGTCCCTGACGGCGGCGGGCGGAGAGGGCATGGTGGTCAAGCCCGCCGCGTACGCCCCCGGCCGGGTGCAGCCCGGCGTGAAGGTGCGCGGGCGCGAATACCTGCGCATCATCTACGGCCCCGACTACACCGAGTCGCTCGACGTGCTGCGCCGGCGCTTCCTGGGCAAGAAGCGCTCGATGGCGCTGCGCGAGTACGCGCTGGGGCTGGAGGCGCTGTCGCGGCTGGCGGAGGGCGAGGCGGCCTGGCGGGTGCACGAGCCGGTCTTCGCGGTGCTGGCCCTGGAGTCGGAGCCGGTGGACCCCCGGCTCTGA
- a CDS encoding LLM class F420-dependent oxidoreductase, with product MKLRIFTEPQQGATYDDLLTVAQATERLGFDAFFRSDHYMRIGPGDPGVGSTDAWITLAGLARETSRIRLGTLVTPATFRLPGPLAISVAQIDQMSGGRVELGFGTGWFDTEHAAYGIPFPPQNERFGRFEEQLEIITGLWTAEKSFSFEGSYYRVADSPALPKPVQRPRPPIIIGGFGAKRTPRLAATYADEYNLPFHTLADTEQAFARVRAACETTGRSLTYSVAQTTVVGADRAEVERRAAAIGENPETLPAGGLCGTPAEIVEKIGKFAELGAETVYLQIMDLNDLEHLELIAAEVLPHV from the coding sequence ATGAAGCTGCGGATCTTCACCGAGCCCCAGCAGGGCGCGACATATGACGACCTGCTCACCGTCGCCCAGGCCACCGAGCGACTGGGTTTTGATGCTTTCTTCCGTTCCGACCATTACATGCGCATCGGCCCCGGCGACCCGGGTGTCGGCTCGACCGACGCGTGGATCACGCTGGCCGGCCTGGCCAGGGAGACCTCGAGGATCCGGCTGGGCACCCTGGTGACGCCGGCCACGTTCCGGCTGCCCGGGCCGCTGGCGATCAGCGTCGCGCAGATCGACCAGATGAGCGGCGGCCGGGTCGAGCTGGGCTTCGGCACGGGCTGGTTCGACACCGAGCACGCGGCGTACGGCATCCCGTTCCCGCCGCAGAACGAGCGGTTCGGGCGGTTCGAGGAGCAGCTCGAGATCATCACGGGGTTGTGGACCGCGGAGAAGAGCTTCTCGTTCGAGGGCAGCTACTACCGGGTGGCCGACTCGCCCGCGCTGCCCAAGCCGGTCCAGCGGCCCAGGCCGCCGATCATCATCGGCGGGTTCGGCGCCAAGCGCACGCCGAGGCTGGCGGCCACCTACGCCGACGAGTACAACCTCCCGTTCCACACCCTGGCCGACACCGAGCAGGCGTTCGCGCGGGTGCGGGCGGCCTGCGAGACGACCGGGCGCAGCCTGACGTACTCGGTGGCGCAGACCACCGTCGTGGGCGCGGATCGGGCGGAGGTCGAGCGGCGCGCGGCCGCCATCGGCGAGAACCCCGAGACCCTGCCCGCGGGCGGCCTGTGCGGCACCCCGGCCGAGATCGTGGAGAAGATCGGCAAGTTCGCCGAGCTGGGCGCCGAGACGGTCTACCTCCAGATCATGGACCTGAACGACCTCGAGCACCTGGAGCTGATCGCCGCGGAGGTGCTCCCGCACGTGTAA